Proteins encoded within one genomic window of Bacteroidota bacterium:
- a CDS encoding radical SAM protein, with amino-acid sequence MKKPKLLIIVFFQNLKGADPYYARTPAPPLPGILLAGMAPSTVEVEVLHEMVRPIDYSTDASLIALSFLDYLAPHAFEVAARFRAMGKIVMGGGKFASTFPDEVAPYFDSILVGEAQGIFPRMVQDALDGTLSRRYSAGLTPSLEGIPPPRYDLVESGYSVPIVTEASRGCPHPCTYCALNIRRTPYRMRPIADVLNDLKNVRGLPWHKRKMAMILDNNLGGDLRYAKELLREVAKLDFWAVGTQFSIECLRDDEFVDLLAKARCRMAFIGMESLNERSLAGVAKRQNKVGEYKEAFEKLHRRGILTFTGLMFALDEDTREYYETLPQRLEEVGNAVILPSISIPIYGTPFYDTVVAEGRLMDEDLSHYEGDHLVFRHKYLTPEEIYRAYKRVNRLFYSWSSILRRWFRIIRLQSRREPFGQFLLKLAVVTFVYFKLSIFQRHHAQKRVFAGGGAERGNGNKTQPEGCGYLPTVILSETKWSEESLHLNQ; translated from the coding sequence ATGAAAAAACCAAAGCTGCTCATTATCGTTTTCTTTCAGAATCTCAAGGGAGCCGATCCCTATTATGCGCGCACCCCCGCCCCTCCGCTTCCCGGAATTCTCCTGGCCGGGATGGCCCCTTCGACGGTGGAAGTGGAGGTGCTTCACGAGATGGTGCGCCCGATCGATTATTCGACTGATGCCTCTCTTATCGCCCTCAGCTTCCTCGATTACCTGGCGCCTCATGCGTTCGAAGTGGCAGCGCGTTTCCGTGCGATGGGAAAGATCGTGATGGGAGGCGGGAAGTTCGCCTCGACGTTTCCGGATGAGGTCGCTCCCTACTTCGATTCCATCCTTGTCGGAGAGGCGCAGGGAATCTTCCCCCGGATGGTCCAGGATGCGCTCGACGGCACGCTCAGCCGGCGGTACTCTGCGGGTTTGACCCCTTCCCTGGAGGGGATACCTCCGCCGCGGTACGACCTCGTTGAATCGGGGTACTCCGTTCCCATCGTCACCGAGGCATCCCGGGGATGCCCCCATCCGTGCACCTACTGCGCGTTAAACATCAGGCGAACGCCCTACCGGATGAGGCCGATCGCGGATGTCCTCAACGACCTGAAGAACGTGCGCGGCCTTCCCTGGCATAAGCGGAAGATGGCGATGATTCTCGACAATAATCTCGGCGGAGACCTGAGGTACGCGAAGGAGTTATTGCGGGAGGTGGCGAAGCTCGACTTCTGGGCTGTCGGCACGCAATTCAGCATCGAATGCCTCCGGGATGACGAGTTCGTCGATCTTCTCGCGAAGGCCCGATGCAGAATGGCGTTCATCGGAATGGAATCGCTGAACGAACGGAGCCTCGCCGGCGTCGCAAAGCGGCAGAATAAGGTCGGCGAGTACAAGGAGGCGTTCGAAAAGCTCCACCGGCGCGGCATTCTGACCTTCACGGGCCTCATGTTCGCCCTTGATGAGGACACCCGGGAATACTACGAAACGCTCCCCCAGCGCCTTGAAGAGGTTGGGAACGCAGTCATCCTCCCCTCGATTTCAATTCCAATCTACGGGACCCCGTTCTATGATACCGTGGTTGCGGAAGGGAGGCTCATGGATGAGGATCTTTCCCATTATGAAGGGGATCATCTGGTGTTCCGCCACAAGTATCTCACGCCGGAGGAGATCTATCGCGCGTACAAGAGGGTGAACAGGCTCTTTTACTCGTGGAGCAGTATCCTGAGGCGATGGTTCAGAATTATCCGGCTGCAATCCCGCAGAGAGCCGTTCGGCCAGTTCCTCCTGAAGCTCGCGGTCGTGACATTTGTCTATTTCAAGCTCTCGATCTTTCAGCGGCATCACGCGCAAAAGCGGGTGTTCGCGGGTGGCGGCGCGGAGCGTGGGAACGGGAACAAGACGCAGCCTGAAGGCTGCGGCTACCTACCAACTGTCATTCTGAGCGAAACGAAGTGGAGCGAAGAATCTCTGCACCTGAATCAGTGA